In Phyllopteryx taeniolatus isolate TA_2022b chromosome 6, UOR_Ptae_1.2, whole genome shotgun sequence, one genomic interval encodes:
- the mrpl17 gene encoding 39S ribosomal protein L17, mitochondrial, whose product MRLTLQMLISHGRVARRIGLGPKSRIDMLRNILTGLVRHERIETTAARADEVRFYAEKLINYAKKGDTDEKAMKMATFWLTEKDLVPKLFKVLGPRFETQSEGYTRTARIPNRQNLDRAEMAVLEYKGNPFPPLYPVKKHNPLTLINLLLRGYREDKANSTPLTAKSSSSG is encoded by the exons ATGCGCCTGACGCTGCAAATGTTGATCTCCCACGGCCGAGTGGCCCGCAGAATTGGGCTGGGTCCCAAGTCCCGCATCGACATGCTGCGGAACATCCTCACCGGACTGGTGCGACATGAGCGGATAGAAACCACCGCGGCCCGGGCAGATGAAGTCCGCTTCTACGCCGAGAAG CTGATCAACTACGCTAAGAAAGGCGACACGGACGAGAAGGCGATGAAGATGGCAACTTTTTGGTTGACG GAGAAGGACCTGGTCCCAAAGCTGTTCAAGGTGCTGGGCCCGCGGTTCGAGACCCAGTCGGAGGGCTACACGCGTACGGCCCGCATCCCCAACCGACAGAACCTTGACCGAGCCGAGATGGCGGTGCTGGAGTACAAAGGCAACCCGTTCCCACCTCTCTACCCGGTCAAGAAACACAACCCGCTGACCCTCATCAACCTGCTGCTCAGAGGCTACCGGGAGGACAAGGCCAACTCCACACCCCTCACAGCCAAGTCATCAAGCTCTGGATAA
- the LOC133479120 gene encoding trypsin-1 yields the protein MRCLVFVLLIGAAFATEDDKIVGGYECTPYTQPHAVSLNSGYHFCGGSLVNENWVVSAAHCYKSRVEVRLGEHHIRVTEGNEQFIRSSRVIRHPNYSSYNIDNDIMLIKLSSPATLNEYVKPVALPSSCAPAGTMCKVAGWGNTMSSTADGDKLQCLDIPILSDRDCDNSYPGMITDAMFCAGYLEGGKDSCQGDSGGPVVCNGELQGVVSWGYGCAEKDHPGVYAKVCLFNDWLERTMSSY from the exons ATGAGGTGTCTGGTCTTCGTTCTGCTCATCGGAGCTGCCT ttgccACGGAGGATGACAAGATTGTCGGCGGCTATGAGTGCACGCCCTACACCCAGCCCCATGCGGTGTCTCTGAACTCCGGCTACCACTTCTGCGGAGGCTCCCTCGTCAACGAGAACTGGGTCGTGTCCGCCGCTCACTGCTACAAGTC CCGGGTGGAGGTGCGTCTTGGCGAGCACCACATCAGGGTCACTGAGGGAAACGAGCAGTTCATCAGGTCCTCCCGCGTCATTCGCCACCCGAACTACAGCTCCTACAACATCGACAATGACATCATGCTGATCAAGTTGAGCAGTCCCGCCACTCTCAATGAGTATGTGAAGCCTGTGGCTCTACCCAGCAGCTGTGCCCCCGCCGGCACCATGTGCAAAGTCGCCGGATGGGGCAACACCATGAGCTCCA CCGCTGATGGGGACAAGCTGCAGTGCCTCGACATCCCTATCCTGTCCGATAGGGATTGTGACAACTCCTACCCCGGCATGATCACCGACGCCATGTTCTGCGCCGGATACCTGGAGGGTGGCAAGGACTCCTGCCAG GGTGACTCCGGTGGCCCCGTGGTGTGCAACGGTGAGCTTCAGGGTGTTGTGTCCTGGGGCTATGGCTGCGCCGAGAAGGATCACCCTGGTGTCTACGCCAAG GTCTGCCTTTTCAACGACTGGCTGGAGCGCACCATGTCTAGCTATTAA